A single genomic interval of Stieleria maiorica harbors:
- a CDS encoding PAS domain S-box protein, which translates to MKALIRRNAFPLVCIATVVLTLGSFVVAYRAIGDLPAANGQISMAEVRLQQLGSLRANLAAATSRVRVIKMGGDDQDRMELAEAIARCDQLVAELQTADRPAAALNDPSGDRSWLGRLQDRIGDFLELLRSANVGGDSISDAQLTQLRGESKSLRSQVESLEESLHHQVVDLRRSLDSKRNDALSSLVGGHTVMLAALALLYTARRSERHRRLVADSKTAQADGRFELLFQSSGDGIIVTDEVGRIEVANVAMAEMLRMPVDGLPGQVLTRFFETTVIDEWLANRLDDENQHPLLLRRVKVKRSDGDTLLAELSVKPRTDFGIDRLAISVRDVSDHHASRLRMKQHEALLAEIPDPIHVLDASGRIVYWNRGAQQLFGYSAGEAIGHTAGDLLRIVPPKDESGNVHSNDYENAPRWSGELHATAKDGTRLRIERRRTRLFDEGESIGDVIFDLDLVARTKLQQVERRRQRLESLGALAGGIAHDLNNLLTPILMSGKMLQRDNPNIDRSALVETIVVGASRGADLIAQLLTFARGGDGVRQPIRLQAFLPEIVAIIERTLPAGIQLRLNIEPDLPDISGDETEISQVVMNLAINARDAMAESGTLGIEASLMTLVTERSFSYTTLQPGDYVVISVSDTGTGIPVAIRDRIFDPFFSTKPRGQGTGLGLSTSIGIVKSHNGAIGLQSTVGKGTTVSVILPVQAS; encoded by the coding sequence GTGAAAGCATTGATACGCCGAAACGCGTTCCCGTTGGTGTGCATCGCCACCGTCGTGTTGACCCTCGGTTCGTTCGTCGTGGCGTACCGGGCGATCGGCGACCTGCCGGCGGCGAACGGGCAGATCTCGATGGCCGAGGTCCGTCTGCAACAACTCGGCTCGCTGCGGGCCAATTTGGCCGCCGCCACGTCGCGCGTCCGCGTCATCAAGATGGGTGGCGACGATCAAGATCGGATGGAACTGGCCGAGGCGATCGCCCGATGCGACCAGTTGGTCGCCGAGCTGCAGACGGCGGACCGACCCGCCGCGGCCCTGAACGATCCCTCCGGTGACCGCAGTTGGTTGGGGCGGTTGCAGGACCGGATCGGTGACTTTCTGGAATTGCTGCGGTCGGCCAACGTCGGCGGCGATTCCATCAGTGACGCGCAATTGACGCAACTGCGTGGCGAGTCCAAATCGCTGCGTTCGCAAGTGGAGTCGCTGGAAGAATCGCTTCACCACCAAGTCGTCGATCTGCGCCGCAGCTTGGATTCAAAACGCAACGATGCGCTTTCCAGCTTGGTGGGCGGGCACACGGTCATGCTCGCCGCACTGGCATTGTTGTACACCGCACGTCGCTCGGAACGCCATCGTCGTCTGGTCGCCGACAGCAAGACCGCCCAGGCCGACGGTCGCTTTGAACTGTTGTTCCAAAGCAGCGGCGACGGGATCATTGTGACCGATGAAGTCGGTCGGATCGAGGTCGCCAATGTGGCGATGGCGGAAATGTTGCGGATGCCCGTCGATGGGTTGCCCGGCCAGGTGCTGACACGATTTTTCGAAACGACCGTGATCGATGAATGGCTTGCCAACCGCCTGGATGACGAAAACCAACACCCCTTGCTGTTGCGGCGGGTGAAGGTCAAACGCAGCGACGGCGACACGCTGCTGGCGGAATTGTCCGTCAAACCCCGGACCGACTTCGGAATCGACCGGCTGGCCATCTCCGTGCGCGACGTCTCCGATCATCACGCTTCGCGATTGCGGATGAAACAGCATGAAGCCTTGTTGGCCGAGATCCCCGACCCGATCCACGTGCTCGATGCCTCCGGGCGGATCGTCTATTGGAACCGCGGCGCACAGCAGTTGTTTGGATACTCCGCGGGCGAAGCGATCGGACACACCGCCGGTGATTTATTGCGAATCGTCCCGCCGAAAGATGAATCCGGTAACGTGCACAGCAATGACTACGAAAACGCCCCACGCTGGTCGGGCGAGCTTCACGCGACGGCCAAGGACGGCACGCGGCTTCGCATTGAGCGCCGTCGCACGCGGCTGTTCGACGAGGGGGAATCGATCGGCGACGTCATTTTCGACCTCGATCTGGTCGCCCGCACCAAACTTCAACAGGTCGAACGAAGGCGACAGCGTCTGGAATCGCTCGGTGCCCTGGCCGGCGGGATCGCGCACGACCTGAACAACCTGCTGACCCCGATTCTGATGAGCGGAAAGATGTTGCAGCGGGATAATCCCAACATCGATCGCTCGGCGCTGGTCGAAACCATCGTCGTCGGTGCCTCACGCGGCGCCGACCTGATCGCACAATTGTTGACCTTTGCCCGCGGCGGAGACGGCGTCCGGCAACCGATCCGCTTGCAGGCATTTTTACCGGAAATCGTAGCGATCATCGAACGCACACTTCCCGCCGGGATTCAGCTGCGGTTGAATATCGAACCCGACTTGCCCGACATCAGCGGTGACGAAACGGAGATCAGTCAGGTCGTGATGAATCTGGCCATCAACGCGCGCGACGCGATGGCCGAATCGGGCACGCTGGGAATCGAAGCCTCGCTGATGACGTTGGTCACCGAACGCTCCTTTTCCTACACCACGTTGCAACCGGGCGACTATGTTGTGATCAGTGTTTCGGATACCGGGACGGGCATCCCGGTTGCCATCCGGGACCGGATCTTTGACCCGTTCTTTTCCACCAAACCCCGCGGCCAGGGCACCGGACTCGGGCTCAGCACGTCGATCGGGATAGTCAAAAGCCACAACGGTGCGATCGGATTGCAGTCGACCGTCGGCAAAGGGACAACGGTGTCGGTGATCCTTCCGGTCCAAGCGTCCTGA
- a CDS encoding carbohydrate kinase family protein, giving the protein MHQVVGIGEILWDVFPDGPRFGGAPANFSCSTSELSRGANRTPRARAVMVSAVGDDELGRKAIESLKQRGVDTSVLQINQHGTGKVDVQLDDAGVASYQFAEDSAWDHLQWNDELSGVAAACDAVCFGTLGQRCEVARQTIRRFVESTPVSALRILDVNLRAPYDDDSIIRQSLALANVLKLNDDELPRLARLDGLTGSDVDVMRRLAERHQLRYVALTRGAGGAVLVSADAVSELPGIPTEVADTVGAGDAFTAAITLGLLAGQSIDIVNRNAIAVASYVCSQPGATMTFPDHLMKP; this is encoded by the coding sequence GTGCATCAGGTTGTGGGTATCGGTGAGATTCTGTGGGATGTTTTTCCGGACGGACCCCGGTTCGGGGGTGCCCCGGCCAATTTTTCCTGCAGCACGTCGGAGCTGTCCCGTGGTGCGAACCGCACCCCGAGGGCCCGCGCGGTGATGGTCAGCGCGGTCGGCGACGACGAACTGGGACGAAAGGCGATCGAATCACTGAAACAACGTGGCGTCGACACGTCGGTCTTGCAAATCAATCAACACGGCACGGGTAAGGTGGATGTCCAATTGGATGACGCCGGGGTGGCGAGTTATCAGTTTGCCGAGGACTCTGCATGGGACCATCTCCAATGGAACGACGAACTGAGCGGCGTCGCGGCGGCATGCGATGCGGTCTGCTTCGGCACGCTCGGCCAGCGCTGTGAAGTCGCGCGCCAAACCATCCGACGATTTGTCGAATCGACGCCCGTATCGGCGTTGCGGATATTGGACGTCAATTTGCGTGCCCCCTATGATGACGATTCGATCATCCGGCAGTCGCTTGCCCTGGCCAACGTCCTCAAGCTTAACGACGACGAACTGCCACGACTGGCCCGCCTGGACGGCTTGACCGGCAGCGACGTGGACGTGATGCGGCGTTTGGCCGAGCGACATCAACTTCGTTACGTCGCGCTGACGCGTGGCGCCGGCGGCGCCGTGCTCGTTTCCGCCGATGCCGTCAGCGAACTCCCGGGGATTCCCACCGAGGTGGCCGACACCGTCGGCGCGGGCGATGCCTTCACCGCTGCGATCACGCTGGGTTTGCTGGCCGGGCAAAGCATCGACATCGTCAACCGCAACGCGATCGCCGTCGCTTCCTATGTCTGTTCCCAACCCGGCGCGACGATGACCTTTCCGGATCATTTGATGAAGCCGTGA
- a CDS encoding sigma-54-dependent transcriptional regulator: protein MTNSQTLLVIDDDPLILQCMRLCLPEPDYHVLVAGSAEQALTAFRREQPDAVLLDIQLPDQSGLALIHELREQDRRVPVILMTGHGTSETAIAAMSGGAFDYITKPFEPDEILPVIDAALETSRMARKPAILPSEREHTSAEKPSDRMLGECPAMVEVFRSIGRVASRDTAVLILGETGTGKEVVARALYQHSSRHDHVFHAINCAAIPEALLESELFGHEKGSFTGADQRRIGKFEICNGGTLFLDEIGDMTPVMQTKLLRVLQEKEFERVGGSKTIKTDVRIIAATNRDLDSAMADGSFRSDLFYRLNEFTISLPPLRERGQDLPKMAEHFFRLFARQLKKDFVSIAPETMQRLIDHDWPGNVRELQGIIKQTLLKASGPVILPSFLPSGFAAPVPPAAKATITPSSSHDWQGGLVDEIRRRLGEGSFTIGNDIHDEVDRILISEVMKSTGNNISEASNRLGISRPTLRSRINHLRIDVS, encoded by the coding sequence ATGACAAATTCCCAAACCCTGCTGGTCATCGACGACGACCCTTTGATCTTGCAGTGCATGCGATTGTGCCTGCCTGAACCGGACTATCACGTCTTGGTCGCGGGATCGGCCGAGCAAGCCTTGACCGCCTTTCGTCGCGAGCAACCCGATGCGGTGTTGTTGGACATTCAGTTGCCCGACCAATCCGGGTTGGCATTGATTCACGAGCTTCGCGAGCAGGATCGCCGTGTGCCGGTGATCTTGATGACCGGCCACGGCACGTCGGAAACCGCGATCGCGGCGATGAGCGGCGGTGCGTTCGACTACATCACCAAGCCGTTCGAGCCCGATGAGATTCTGCCCGTCATCGATGCGGCGCTGGAAACGAGTCGCATGGCACGCAAACCCGCGATCTTGCCGTCGGAACGAGAGCACACGTCGGCGGAAAAACCGAGTGACCGAATGCTCGGCGAGTGTCCCGCGATGGTCGAGGTGTTCCGGTCGATCGGCCGCGTCGCATCGCGTGATACCGCCGTCTTGATTCTGGGGGAAACTGGGACGGGCAAAGAAGTCGTCGCCCGCGCCCTGTATCAACACAGCTCACGACACGATCACGTGTTTCACGCGATCAACTGTGCGGCGATTCCCGAGGCCCTGTTGGAAAGCGAATTGTTCGGCCACGAAAAAGGTTCGTTCACCGGAGCGGACCAGCGGCGGATCGGGAAGTTCGAAATCTGCAACGGCGGGACGCTGTTCTTGGATGAAATCGGCGACATGACGCCCGTGATGCAGACCAAGCTGCTGCGCGTTCTGCAGGAAAAGGAATTCGAACGCGTCGGCGGCAGCAAGACGATCAAAACCGACGTGCGGATCATCGCGGCCACCAACCGCGATCTCGACTCCGCGATGGCCGACGGGTCGTTTCGCAGCGACTTGTTCTATCGTTTGAACGAATTCACGATCTCATTGCCCCCATTGCGCGAGCGCGGCCAGGACCTGCCCAAGATGGCCGAGCACTTCTTTCGATTGTTCGCGCGGCAGCTGAAGAAAGACTTTGTATCGATCGCGCCCGAAACGATGCAACGTCTGATCGATCACGATTGGCCCGGCAACGTTCGCGAGTTGCAAGGGATCATCAAGCAGACGCTGCTCAAAGCCAGCGGGCCGGTGATTCTGCCTTCCTTCTTGCCCAGCGGATTCGCGGCCCCGGTGCCTCCGGCCGCGAAGGCTACGATCACTCCATCATCCTCGCACGACTGGCAGGGCGGGTTGGTCGACGAGATCCGCAGACGTCTGGGCGAGGGCTCGTTCACGATCGGCAATGACATCCACGACGAGGTCGATCGGATCCTGATCAGCGAGGTGATGAAGTCGACCGGCAACAACATCAGCGAGGCCAGCAATCGCCTGGGCATCAGCCGCCCGACGCTCCGCAGTCGCATCAATCACCTGCGGATTGACGTCAGCTGA
- a CDS encoding diadenylate cyclase, producing the protein MESILLTIDELRQSFRVVDVIDILLVSAFLYASMLWFQQTASRGVLVGLAALAWVYFLARSLDMYLTSLAFHTTFAVLLFILVVVFQEDLRRLLERMASFRSVHFEHDGRRSIPVDDLIEVVFRMASTKTGALIVLKRKESLERQLNGGIALGGRFSIPLIYSIFDSSSPGHDGAIVIDRDRIEQYAAHLPISPHTGKIGGRGTRHSAALGLSERSDAVTIVVSEERGSVCVTQAGTLTEIPGPADLKQFLENSFASVLPDSRQPLWKQILVDHAGLKLLSFVVAIAAWFVLAYDPNTVQRTFIVPLEYRNVAKQLEIDTSAPTECRVTLSGSDRDFRFLDPASLKVSLDLADAQAGYHEFLLSAQNIRLPANLFPYRIDPRVVQLKMNVKLPEPKPPEASATAP; encoded by the coding sequence TTGGAATCGATTCTTTTGACCATCGACGAACTGCGGCAATCATTCCGCGTTGTCGACGTGATCGACATTCTGCTGGTGTCGGCGTTTCTGTACGCGTCGATGCTGTGGTTCCAGCAGACGGCTTCGCGCGGCGTCCTGGTCGGATTGGCGGCGTTGGCGTGGGTGTATTTTTTGGCCCGCAGCCTGGACATGTACCTGACCTCGTTGGCCTTTCACACCACCTTCGCCGTGCTGCTGTTCATCCTGGTGGTGGTGTTCCAGGAGGACCTGCGGCGGCTGCTCGAGCGGATGGCGTCGTTCCGGTCGGTGCATTTTGAACACGACGGTCGACGCTCGATCCCGGTCGATGACTTGATCGAAGTGGTGTTTCGCATGGCGTCGACGAAAACCGGCGCGCTGATCGTGCTGAAACGAAAGGAGTCGCTGGAGCGCCAGCTGAACGGAGGCATCGCGCTGGGCGGCAGGTTCAGTATTCCGTTGATCTACAGCATCTTTGATTCCAGTTCACCGGGACACGACGGTGCGATCGTGATCGATCGCGACCGCATCGAACAGTATGCCGCCCACCTGCCGATCTCTCCCCACACCGGCAAGATCGGTGGACGCGGCACCCGGCACAGCGCCGCGTTGGGGCTTTCGGAACGCTCCGATGCGGTGACCATCGTGGTCTCGGAGGAACGCGGCAGCGTCTGTGTCACCCAAGCCGGCACGCTGACGGAAATCCCCGGCCCGGCGGACTTGAAACAGTTTCTGGAAAACAGCTTCGCCTCCGTGCTGCCGGATTCGCGGCAACCGCTTTGGAAGCAGATCCTGGTCGACCACGCGGGCCTGAAACTTCTCTCCTTCGTCGTGGCCATCGCCGCTTGGTTCGTGCTCGCCTACGATCCCAACACCGTCCAACGCACCTTCATCGTGCCGCTGGAATATCGTAACGTGGCAAAGCAACTGGAGATCGACACCTCCGCGCCGACCGAATGCCGTGTGACCCTGTCGGGGTCGGATCGCGATTTTCGCTTCCTCGATCCGGCCAGCTTAAAAGTCTCGCTGGATCTGGCCGACGCCCAGGCCGGTTACCACGAGTTTCTGCTCAGCGCCCAGAACATCCGTCTGCCGGCAAACCTGTTTCCCTATCGCATCGACCCTCGCGTCGTCCAGCTGAAGATGAACGTTAAACTGCCCGAACCGAAGCCGCCCGAGGCGAGTGCGACGGCGCCGTAG
- a CDS encoding DUF1501 domain-containing protein yields MKNLHDHVQEEYARLQTRKHFLKNCSLGLAGIWLGGRSIAADLSDAGAETQPDSHDSHALPHFAARAKRVIFLHMAGSPSQLELFDYKPALQQLDGQDCPASFLEGKRFAFIQGVPKMLGPQYPFRQCGDSGAWVSDRMPHFQSVVDEVCFVKSMYTSQFNHGPAQLLLHTGNQNLGSASFGAWTMYGLGSESENLPGFIVLVSGGKTPSAGKSVWGSGFLPSVYQGVQCRSKGDPVLYLSNPESVSMQQRRRALDAINRINQQTFEETGDPEVLTRISQYEMAFRMQTHAAEAFDLRQENKATHALYGTEPGKESFGNNCLLARRLAERGVRFIQLFHWGWDSHGAAESEALNGGFKTRCEEVDRPIAALLNDLRQRGLLDDTLVVWGGEFGRTPMRENRGGREMKFVGRDHNPGAFTMWMAGGGIKPGISYGETDEIGYEAIVDKVSPHDLHATLQHLLGIDHKRLTYMHQGLPQRLSNVTQPSRVVKEIMA; encoded by the coding sequence ATGAAGAATCTTCATGACCATGTCCAAGAAGAGTACGCACGATTGCAGACTCGCAAACACTTCTTGAAAAACTGTTCGCTGGGACTGGCCGGCATCTGGTTGGGTGGTCGGTCGATCGCCGCCGACCTGTCGGACGCAGGGGCGGAGACGCAACCGGACTCGCACGATTCGCACGCGCTGCCGCACTTCGCGGCGCGGGCCAAGCGGGTCATCTTTTTGCACATGGCCGGTTCCCCCAGCCAACTGGAACTGTTCGATTACAAACCGGCGCTACAACAGCTTGATGGCCAGGATTGCCCGGCGAGTTTCTTGGAGGGCAAACGTTTCGCCTTCATCCAAGGCGTCCCCAAAATGCTGGGGCCGCAGTATCCGTTCCGGCAATGCGGCGACAGTGGTGCCTGGGTCAGCGACCGGATGCCGCATTTTCAATCGGTCGTCGACGAGGTCTGTTTCGTCAAATCGATGTACACCAGCCAGTTCAATCACGGACCGGCCCAGTTGCTGTTGCACACCGGGAATCAAAACTTGGGCAGTGCGTCCTTCGGCGCATGGACGATGTACGGCCTGGGCAGCGAAAGCGAGAACTTGCCCGGCTTCATCGTGCTGGTTTCAGGCGGAAAGACTCCGTCGGCCGGTAAAAGCGTTTGGGGGTCGGGCTTCTTGCCCTCGGTTTACCAGGGCGTGCAGTGTCGTTCCAAAGGCGATCCCGTTCTGTACCTGTCCAATCCCGAAAGCGTTTCGATGCAGCAGCGACGCCGCGCCTTGGACGCGATCAATCGGATCAACCAACAAACGTTCGAGGAAACCGGTGATCCGGAAGTCCTGACGCGGATCTCGCAGTACGAAATGGCGTTTCGGATGCAGACCCATGCGGCCGAAGCATTCGATTTGCGGCAGGAAAACAAAGCGACCCACGCGCTCTATGGCACCGAGCCGGGCAAGGAATCCTTTGGCAACAATTGTTTGCTGGCCCGCCGATTGGCCGAACGCGGCGTGCGATTCATCCAGCTGTTTCACTGGGGCTGGGATTCCCACGGGGCGGCCGAAAGCGAAGCCCTGAACGGCGGGTTCAAGACACGGTGCGAAGAAGTCGATCGGCCGATCGCGGCGCTGCTGAACGACTTGCGCCAGCGCGGATTGCTGGACGACACGCTGGTGGTCTGGGGCGGTGAATTCGGACGCACGCCGATGCGTGAAAACCGTGGCGGTCGGGAGATGAAGTTTGTCGGTCGCGATCACAACCCCGGCGCCTTCACGATGTGGATGGCCGGCGGGGGAATCAAGCCGGGAATCAGCTATGGAGAAACCGACGAGATCGGTTACGAAGCGATTGTCGACAAGGTTTCACCGCACGACCTGCACGCGACGCTGCAGCACTTGCTGGGGATCGATCACAAACGGCTGACCTACATGCACCAGGGGCTGCCGCAACGATTGTCCAACGTCACCCAGCCCTCGCGGGTGGTCAAAGAAATCATGGCATAG
- a CDS encoding carbon-nitrogen hydrolase family protein — MEDYDALVAMQLRCFPGMEPWGRDQIQSQLTHFPEGQLVVECDGRVVASSSSLLLDYDDDLEWCDWKKTADGGYIRNHRPGGDTLYGIEIMVDPDFRGMRLSRRLYDARKELCRSRNVEQMIVGGRIPGYHKHADQLKASEYVDRVINKSIFDPVLSAQVANGFALEGLLKDYLPSDTESCGYATFLIWRNLEYSSAGKRRHRRTVRPVRIGAVQYQMRAVADFDEFARQITYFVDVAGDYRCDFLLFPELITTQLLSIIPSLRPGQAARKLAEFTPRLLEVFADLAMKFDTNIIAGSHFIVEDDRLYNVAFLFHRDGRIDKQYKLHITPSERSWWGVEGGPSLEAFDTDCGKVSIQVCYDCEFPELGRLAAGLGADIIFVPYNTESRHGYLRVRACAQARCIENDVYVAIAGCTGNLPFVENADVHYAQTAILTPCDVTFARDGIGAEASPNIETVIIHDVDLELLRRHRERGSVTNWKDRRTDLYEVMRK, encoded by the coding sequence ATGGAGGACTACGACGCGCTGGTCGCGATGCAGTTGCGATGTTTTCCGGGCATGGAACCGTGGGGCCGCGACCAGATCCAAAGTCAACTGACACATTTTCCCGAAGGCCAGTTGGTCGTTGAATGCGATGGCCGCGTGGTCGCCAGCAGCAGCAGTTTGCTGCTGGACTATGACGACGACCTGGAATGGTGCGACTGGAAAAAGACGGCCGACGGGGGATACATTCGCAATCACCGCCCCGGTGGTGACACGTTGTACGGCATCGAAATCATGGTCGACCCGGATTTCCGCGGCATGCGGCTATCGCGTCGGCTGTACGATGCCCGCAAAGAGCTTTGCCGCAGCCGAAACGTGGAGCAAATGATCGTCGGCGGACGCATTCCCGGCTATCACAAGCATGCCGACCAATTGAAGGCGTCGGAGTACGTCGATCGCGTCATCAACAAGTCGATTTTCGATCCCGTCCTGTCGGCCCAGGTCGCCAACGGGTTTGCCCTGGAAGGCCTGTTGAAGGACTACCTGCCATCGGACACCGAAAGCTGCGGCTACGCGACGTTTTTGATTTGGCGCAATCTGGAGTATTCGTCGGCCGGCAAGCGGCGGCATCGACGCACCGTTCGGCCGGTCCGCATCGGTGCGGTTCAATACCAGATGCGCGCGGTGGCGGATTTCGACGAATTCGCCCGCCAGATCACTTACTTTGTCGATGTCGCCGGTGACTATCGCTGTGATTTCCTGTTGTTCCCGGAACTGATCACCACCCAATTGCTTTCGATCATCCCGTCGCTGCGTCCGGGGCAGGCGGCGCGGAAGTTGGCCGAATTCACGCCGAGGTTGTTGGAGGTGTTTGCCGATTTGGCGATGAAGTTCGACACCAACATCATCGCCGGTTCACACTTCATTGTCGAAGACGATCGACTGTACAACGTTGCGTTCTTGTTTCATCGTGACGGCCGCATCGACAAGCAATACAAGTTGCACATCACGCCCAGCGAACGAAGCTGGTGGGGGGTCGAAGGGGGGCCGTCGCTGGAGGCGTTTGACACCGATTGCGGCAAGGTATCGATCCAAGTCTGTTACGACTGTGAGTTCCCGGAACTCGGTCGCTTGGCGGCCGGCTTGGGGGCCGACATCATTTTTGTCCCCTACAATACCGAAAGCCGTCACGGCTATCTCCGCGTCCGCGCCTGTGCCCAAGCACGCTGCATCGAAAACGACGTTTATGTTGCGATCGCCGGTTGCACCGGGAATTTGCCCTTCGTCGAAAACGCCGACGTGCACTACGCGCAAACGGCGATCCTGACACCCTGTGATGTGACCTTTGCCCGCGACGGCATCGGCGCCGAAGCAAGTCCGAACATCGAAACCGTGATCATCCACGACGTCGACCTGGAACTGCTTCGTCGGCACCGCGAACGCGGCAGCGTGACCAATTGGAAAGATCGCCGCACGGATCTGTATGAGGTGATGCGGAAGTAG
- a CDS encoding potassium channel family protein: MIGVISLLVTLTLSMIVTRVAAMALMFTGLSREAAKFQARSAFTGSGFTTQESEMVVTHPVRRQIVMLLMLLGNVGIATVAATVMVSVMSTSNSAWQTQVLLFTILVGGITFLWMFFSSRWVERHMNRVIAWLLKTFTDLDVRDYVSLLELSRGYAITEMLVEPRDWLAGKTLASLRLSDEGILVLSIRREGGIFQGTPRGDDVVQPGDVLILYGDLDDVERLDKRRAGFKGDQEHALSVEQQEEFEAEQRELLQALEAKQALESEISEKVEKLDGS, translated from the coding sequence TTGATCGGTGTAATCTCACTCTTGGTGACGCTCACGCTGTCGATGATCGTCACGCGTGTCGCCGCGATGGCATTGATGTTCACGGGGCTGTCGCGCGAAGCGGCGAAATTCCAGGCCCGATCGGCGTTCACCGGATCCGGATTCACCACCCAGGAATCCGAAATGGTCGTCACCCATCCGGTGCGACGCCAGATCGTGATGTTGTTGATGCTGTTGGGCAACGTGGGGATCGCCACCGTGGCCGCGACCGTGATGGTGTCGGTGATGAGCACGTCCAATTCCGCGTGGCAAACCCAGGTGCTGTTGTTCACGATCCTGGTCGGCGGGATCACGTTTCTGTGGATGTTCTTTTCCAGCCGCTGGGTCGAACGCCACATGAACCGCGTCATCGCCTGGCTGTTGAAAACGTTCACCGACCTGGACGTCCGAGACTACGTCAGCTTGCTGGAGCTCTCACGCGGCTATGCGATCACCGAAATGCTGGTCGAACCTCGGGATTGGTTGGCCGGTAAAACGCTGGCATCGCTGCGGCTTTCCGATGAAGGCATCCTGGTGCTGAGCATCCGACGTGAAGGGGGCATCTTTCAAGGCACCCCGCGGGGCGATGACGTGGTCCAACCCGGCGATGTGCTGATCTTGTACGGCGACCTGGATGACGTCGAACGATTGGACAAACGGCGCGCCGGTTTCAAAGGCGACCAGGAACACGCCCTGTCGGTCGAACAACAGGAAGAATTCGAAGCCGAGCAGCGTGAATTGCTGCAGGCCCTCGAAGCCAAGCAGGCGCTGGAGTCGGAGATTTCCGAGAAGGTTGAAAAGCTGGATGGATCATAG
- a CDS encoding helix-turn-helix domain-containing protein, whose translation MRHTVALPQEPTPLAPPGWTDWQLGLQREILRLITQKNSSIREEISDRVDEVLLRTTLEATGGNISQASHRLGISRPTLRSRLRQLKIATPNSPT comes from the coding sequence GTGCGTCACACGGTTGCCTTGCCACAGGAACCGACGCCCCTTGCGCCCCCCGGTTGGACGGATTGGCAGCTGGGGTTGCAACGGGAGATTCTGAGGTTGATCACTCAAAAAAACTCGTCAATTCGTGAGGAAATCTCTGATCGAGTCGACGAGGTCTTGTTGCGAACGACGCTGGAGGCGACCGGCGGAAACATCAGCCAGGCCAGCCATCGGCTGGGCATCAGCCGACCGACGCTGCGAAGTCGTCTTCGCCAGCTGAAGATCGCAACGCCGAATTCGCCAACCTGA
- a CDS encoding DHH family phosphoesterase — translation MKATQLNAKSVSAKLLERLSEHDEVVIVMHDNPDPDAIATGWGLKVLVDETIGLPTRVIGGGAIVRAENRHMVNLLDPPIELVDDFDFDDRAAAILVDCSIGASNHVLTRQRIQPFAIIDHHIADVRNTKAPFVDIRVEVAASASIIASYLREQHIPPGAKLATAMLYAIRTETCAYESHYSALDRMILPWLMEYAEPELLAEIHNAPLQRSYYGDLLLALQNTFLYDDVALCFLPRADGVEIVGEIADLLVRCESVGRVMCGAVIGNDLLVSARTQFPKDNAADMIQATLKGLGGSGGHAHRAGGKIPNVGESASAVEKVSNLLRDRWLDVCGVERKRGTRLIAKREIVQNLDL, via the coding sequence ATGAAGGCAACGCAATTGAATGCGAAATCCGTCTCCGCCAAGCTGCTGGAGCGTCTGAGTGAGCACGACGAGGTTGTGATCGTGATGCACGACAACCCCGACCCGGACGCGATCGCGACCGGTTGGGGGTTGAAGGTGTTGGTCGACGAAACCATCGGGCTGCCGACGCGGGTGATCGGGGGCGGGGCGATCGTGCGGGCCGAAAACCGGCACATGGTGAACCTGCTCGACCCGCCGATCGAACTGGTCGACGACTTCGATTTCGATGACCGCGCCGCGGCGATCCTGGTGGATTGCAGCATCGGAGCGTCGAACCACGTCTTGACCCGTCAGCGCATCCAGCCGTTTGCGATCATTGACCATCACATCGCCGATGTGCGAAATACCAAGGCACCCTTTGTCGATATCCGCGTCGAGGTCGCCGCGTCGGCATCGATCATCGCCAGTTATCTTCGCGAGCAACACATCCCTCCGGGAGCCAAACTGGCGACCGCCATGCTGTATGCGATCCGTACCGAGACGTGTGCCTATGAATCGCATTATTCGGCGCTGGATCGAATGATCCTGCCCTGGTTGATGGAGTACGCCGAACCGGAACTGTTGGCGGAGATTCATAACGCACCGTTGCAGCGATCTTATTACGGGGATCTGCTGCTGGCGTTGCAAAACACATTTCTTTATGACGACGTGGCGCTGTGTTTCCTGCCCCGCGCCGACGGCGTGGAAATCGTCGGCGAAATCGCGGATTTGCTCGTCCGCTGTGAATCGGTCGGACGCGTGATGTGCGGTGCCGTGATCGGTAACGACTTGTTGGTGTCGGCGCGGACACAGTTCCCCAAAGACAACGCGGCGGACATGATTCAGGCGACGCTGAAGGGGCTGGGAGGGTCCGGCGGCCACGCCCACCGGGCCGGCGGAAAAATCCCCAACGTCGGCGAGAGTGCCAGCGCGGTCGAAAAGGTCTCCAACCTGCTCCGCGATCGCTGGCTGGACGTCTGCGGCGTCGAACGAAAACGGGGGACACGCTTGATTGCCAAACGCGAAATCGTTCAAAATCTGGATCTGTAA